The sequence ACCAAAATCACCACAACCCAAGTCCAATCTCTAGGACATTGGACAAGAAAGcattttaaaaacaatggaTAGAACTACTAGGCGCGTTTTATATCAAATGTTAAACATTATCTGAAAATGTTTAGGGtcgaaacaaaaacaagaaataaaCAGGGGagaatttattaattatctGAAAATGTTTTTGAACATAAAACACTAAAAAGCCACTCACACTTTCACGGTTACCTGCTTAACACTCTTTGAACCTCTCATGGCAAATAACGACGATTCATCCGAACTCACTGACTCACAAGAGGACCTATTTTAAGTAGATTATGGATTCTGGAGCTTTATATTTAGTAAAGGGAGTGTGACAGTGCATGTTAAATGATAGGGCATTAGAATCTTTCTAGCCACCATGTTTTGAATATCTTCACTCTGTTTTGGTAGCTTTGTGATAGATGCTGGCTGTAGCTAATTGGCGCGTATGTTTGTAAACAAACCCACGGAAGTATCGCCCCTCTTGCTTTAAACAAACGTATCTTGGATTTATTTAGATCAGTGCCTGACCTTGTCTTAGTAACCGTCATTCAGTTTGAACTATATGTTTCACTTAtgggaaaagagagagagaggaagaaactGCGAGTCACTTGTTGATTTGAGAAGGCAACTCCTTCAGAATAGTATCACTTGATGGCTTTAGGGGGTTGTGGTTTGGGAGATCCAGTGGCAAGAGAGGGAGATGAAGTCTACGCGGAGACTTCGCTCAGTGTTCATGACTTTTGGAACACTCATTTGAATGTAGCATGTTGACCAGTTGACTATAATAAATAACCATAAAGTTAAATGGAACCTTCAAATTAATTGCTACAAGTTTCAAACTTCCAACAAAACCATGTTCTTGTTATCACAAAAGCTCACAAAGACCTATGATAAGTCTACACTGCAAGTCTTTTTAGCGGTCCACAAACTTCGATTTGACATGTGCTAGATTGCCACTGCAATGCAAGGTCACTTAAGACGGTATCTTCTTCTAGCTTAGAACGTTTCCAACACACAACGAGTTTCTTTAGGATCACAGAATTTTCTGCAAAGTAATTTGCTAGTTCCATCAAACCAAACTCTGCCTCGTATCTGCTTTTTATCTCTACAAACTCGAGCGATGACAACAAACACTGAGGAGGCACGGACGAGAGTGCTATTGGAAGCGTGTCTACCTTTGAATGAGTTAAatcctacaaaaaaaattatataaagatgaATGAATACACAAATGGAGTTAAAAATCATGTTCTACCTTAAGACTGGTTATTGTCTGAGAGTGCACTCACATTATCATCTAGCCTTCTAACAATGCTCAAATCTTCTAGAACTGGACAAGACGAGATAAGTGACTTTAGACCCGTATCACTGTCATATATGTTTTCTTCTAAACGCATAGTCTTGAGACATGGCAAAGAAACAGAGTCAAAACTACCAACCAATATCCGATTGAGTCTTAGGTAAAGGAGCGTCTCGCAGACATAGAGGCTTGCGGGCATCACTTCCAAACGCTTACGAGAGACATAGATATACTCAACGTCAACATGTTTAATTAGTTTACGCCTCGCCACAAAGTCTATCCAACGAGTGACGCGAGACTTAACGTTCTTACGTTTCAGAATCTTTAGCTTGAGCTTGGGCAAGCAAGACTTCTGTAGGAACCAGTCGACGAAACGGGCGAATGCATTGTACTCTGGAAACTCGGAAGAGTCCAAATCCAACTCAGAGATCAGAAGCCATAGACCTTCCCACCTATGGAACAAAACACTAGTCTTAACAGCCTCTTTTGTCAGGAAGATAAAAGAGTATCTGAGATATCAAAGAGTCGGGTAATTTGCTTATCATATCTTCTCTTGCTGGACGTTCGTGGCACACTCCCTTCATTTTCTTTTCATCCATTATTTACACGCGCTCACAAAACTGAATCTCAGAATCTCGAGTATGAGCAAGAGATAATCAGAATCTCGAGTATCATTCAACATTAATAAAGTCCCAAAAGGAGCGAAGAAGGTGAAGTCACCTGATGAAGGCCAGAGACGATGAAGCGTCGCGTGAGAATTTCTCAAGAGTTACTACTTACTAAGATTGTTGTCACCTTAGAATTTAATCCTTTGCGGttcgttttttttataaagaaaaaagggCTAAACCCTTTTCGGTTAGTTTCTTAATGTTTTCGACTTATTGTGATAGAAAAAGTATCTTAAATTGTGCTTAACAAACTTGAAGAACCAACAAATGAGGATAATGATATGCTGGATCTTGCTTTCGGGCTACCATATAATGGACATTGGAGATGATTAATGTTTCTTTGAGATTTTTTATAGTTGTTTTCTGAGAAAAACAGtgttataacttataaaacATATCTTTAGTTCTTCTCATATTCTAGGTAGATGAAACAATCACATATTCTTGTGTTATAAAATAAGATAGAAAAGAgtttaagaaaataaagaaaaagacacATGACACGAATGACCTTAGAAACTACTTTAAAGAGATAATGAAAACATTTCACCAGTGCACCTAGAAACGCAGATCGCCGTACATATCCCACGGGTCATCATAAACATCATAAGGGTCGTAGTCAGAATGGTCACTGGCACCTTCGAAGTCACGATAATAACTAACATTTGGCATGAAGCCATCTTCAGATGCTCTCATCATATTGAAAACCAACACTTCTTCATATGGGTAATCATGAGTAGAATCATTAGGTCGTCTCAAAACTTTGACCCTTTCGGAACACCGCTTCTCCAGATCTCCGACAATGTTAACGTTGAAACACTGACGTAAATCAAGATGTTCCAGGTTAAGACAATGATCAATAATGGCGTTTAAACCAGCGTCTGTTAATTTGTTTCCGAAAAGCTGGAGGTTGTGAAGTCCAGGCATTGTTTCAGCGATAGCTAGAGCATCATCGTCGCCCTCGTTCGCAGTACGAATGTCACCCACGCAGTTTAGCTTAAATGTCTTCAGATAAGGACAAGACTGGCCTACAACTCTGAGAGAATCTCCGGACAGTGTGATGAACGAGACATCGAGTTCTTCAAGCAATGGAAGCTTCATAAGTGCTTCGGTAAGCCCCTTGTTTGTTATTTGAGAGCACAGTGCAAGTGTAAGGCTTCTCAGGCTACTTGAACTGAAAACAATTACGTGTTag is a genomic window of Brassica napus cultivar Da-Ae chromosome A2, Da-Ae, whole genome shotgun sequence containing:
- the LOC106416438 gene encoding putative F-box/LRR-repeat protein 23; translated protein: MKLPLLEELDVSFITLSGDSLRVVGQSCPYLKTFKLNCVGDIRTANEGDDDALAIAETMPGLHNLQLFGNKLTDAGLNAIIDHCLNLEHLDLRQCFNVNIVGDLEKRCSERVKVLRRPNDSTHDYPYEEVLVFNMMRASEDGFMPNVSYYRDFEGASDHSDYDPYDVYDDPWDMYGDLRF